A single genomic interval of Orcinus orca chromosome 19, mOrcOrc1.1, whole genome shotgun sequence harbors:
- the FN3K gene encoding fructosamine-3-kinase yields MEQLLRAELRTTTLRAFGSPGAGCISEGRAYDTDAGPVFIKVNRRTLARQMFEGEMASLEALRNTGLVRAPQPIKVIDLPGGGAAFVMEHLKMRGLSSQASKLGDQMADLHLYNQKLREKLREEENRVGQRAEGAGPQYVSKFGFHTVTCCGFIPQVNEWQDDWPTFFTQHRLQAQLDLIEKDYADREARELWSQLQVKIPDLFCGLEIVPALLHGDLWSGNVAEDDTGPIIYDPASFYGHSEFELAIALMFGGFPRPFFTAYHRKVPKAPGFDRRLLLYQLFNYLNHWNHFGKQYRSPSLGTMRKLLK; encoded by the exons ATGGAGCAGCTGCTGCGCGCGGAATTGCGCACCACGACCCTGCGCGCCTTCGGGAGCCCCGGGGCCGGCTGCATCAGCGAGGGACGCGCCTACGACACGGATGCCGGTCCCGTGTTCATCAAGGTCAACCGCAGGACGCTG GCCCGGCAGATGTTTGAGGGGGAGATGGCGAGCCTGGAGGCTCTTCGGAACACTGGCCTGGTGCGGGCGCCTCAGCCTATCAAGGTGATTGACCTGCCTGGAGGTGGGGCTGCCTTTGTGATGGAGCATCTGAAGATGAGGGGCCTGagcag tCAGGCATCAAAACTTGGAGACCAGATGGCAGATTTGCACCTTTACAACCAGAAGCTCAGGGAGAAGTTGAGGGAGGAGGAGAACAGAGTGG GCCAGAGGGCTGAGGGTGCCGGGCCCCAGTATGTGAGCAAGTTCGGCTTCCACACGGTGACGTGCTGCGGCTTCATCCCACAG GTGAACGAGTGGCAGGATGACTGGCCAACCTTCTTCACCCAGCACCGGCTCCAAGCACAGCTGGACCTCATTGAGAAGGACTATGCTGACCGAGAGGCACGAGAACTCTGGTCACAGCTACAG gtgAAGATCccagatttgttttgtggcctagagATTGTCCCCGCCCTTCTTCATGGGGATCTCTGGTCAGGAAATGTGGCCGAGGACGACACCGGCCCCATTATTTACGACCCGGCCTCCTTCTACGGTCATTCTGAGTTTGAACTGGCGATTGCCTTGATGTTCGGGGGGTTTCCCAGGCCCTTCTTCACCGCCTACCACCGGAAGGTCCCCAAGGCTCCAGGGTTTGACAGGCGGCTGCTGCTCTATCAGCTCTTTAACTACCTGAACCACTGGAACCACTTTGGGAAGCAGTACAGGAGCCCATCCCTGGGCACCATGAGGAAGCTTCTCAAGTAG